One Candidatus Omnitrophota bacterium genomic window, TAAATATTACCGGGTGCGAAAAACCAAGCTGCATGCTCAAGTTAGCCCCCTGCATCTGGGCGCGAAAACCTACCCCGATTATCTCTAATTGCTTACTAAAACCCTCGGTTACCCCTTTTATCATATTTACCAGCAATGCGCGTGTAAGCCCATGCAATGACCGGTCAATCTTACTGTCGGTTGCACGCTGTACAATAAGCTGTGAATCTTTCTTTTCAATTTTTATACGCGGAGAAAAACTCCTGGTAAGTTTTCCTTTTGCGCCTTCGATTAAAACAGTATTATCGTTGATCTCTACTTTTACGCCTTGAGGCACTAAGACTGGTTTTTTACCTATTCTGGACATTTTACCAAACGTAGCTGATTATTTCGCCACCGACTTTCAGTTCCCTGGCCTGGGCATCGGTTAATATGCCCCTGGAGGTGGAAACAATGGCTAAGCCCCTGCCGCGCAATACAGAAGGGACTTTTTGATGTTTAACATATACTCTTAACCCCGGCTTAGATATCCTTTTTATATTTTTAATCGCCGGTTTGCCTGAAATATATTTTAAATAGACCCTGATTATCCCCTGCTTTTTATCATCAATGGATTTAAAGTCATCAATATAATTTTCCTTCTTTAATATATCTACTATGGACTTTAAAGTTGAAGAAGCGGGTATATCCACAGCCTCTTTTTTGATCATTATTGCATTTCTAATTATCGTGAATGCATCTGCTAACAAATCTGTTCTAGACATATTTTCTCCGTAAATTTAATTACCAGCTTGCCTTTTTTACTCCGGGGATCATTCCGGCCCAAGCCAGCTCCCTGAAGCAGATCCTGCACAGCTTAAACCTTCTCAAGAAACCACCTGACCTTCCGCAAAGAGGGCAACGATTATATTTTCTTGAGGAAAATTTTGGTTTCCTGCTGCACCTAGCTTTTTGTGACTGTTTTGCCATAATTATTGCTCGCCTGTTTTAAAGGGCATACCAAACAATTTAAGCAATTCTTTGGACTGCTCTTTACTTTTTGAATTTTTAATTACGAATGTTATATCCATACCCTGAGTCCTGGTAATTTTATCATAATCTATCTCGGGAAAAATATTTTGCTCGGTCAGACCCAGCGTATAATTACCTGCCCTGTCAAACGAAGTATCAGATATCCCTCTAAAGTCCCTTATCCTTGGCATCGCGACGTTAATCAACCTGTCCATAAACTCATACATGATGTTTTTCCTCAAAGTCACCTTACAGCCGACAGCCTGATTTTGCTTAATTTTGAAATTAGATATGGCTTTTTTAGCCCTCCTGATAACAGGCTTCTGCCCGACTATAACTGCCAATTCGTCCATTGATTTTTCCAGCAGTTTCACATCCTGTATGGCTTCGCCTACGCCCATATTGACCACGATCTTATCGACACGCGGGACAGCATACTTATTTTTTATGCTGAAAACCTTCATCATCTCAGGGATGATTTCATCTCTATATCTGATTAATAATCTTGGGGTCATTTTAAATTGCCTCTTTACACGATTTACAGGTTCTAGTTTTTGTACCGTCTTTTAGCAGGGTATAGCCGATCCTGACGGCCTTATTACACTGCTTGCATAATATGGATATATTGGCAATGCTGATAGGCGCTTCGATAGCGACGACGCCGCCCTGCTGGTCCTGCTGGGTCTTTCTTTTGTGCTTCTTAACCAAATTTACCCCTTCGACAATAGCGCGTTTAGTTTCTCCAAAGATTTTAAGGACCTTTCCCTTCTTGCCTTTATCTTTTCCTTTTGTAAGAATTACCGTGTCGCCTTTTTTAAGTTTGAACATTATATTACCTCTGGTGCTAATGAAATAATTTTTGTGAAATTCTTATCCCTAAGCTCTCTTGCGACAGGCCCAAACACCCTGGTCCCTCTGGGATTAAGCTGGGCGTCAATAAAAACAACCGCATTGCGGTCAAACCGCAATACCGAGCCATTCTCTCTTTTAATAGCATTTTTCGTTCTGACGATGACCGCCTTAGCCACTTCTCCTTTTTTAATCGTAGCCCCGGGAGAAGATTCTTTAACATTTACGTTTATAATATCCCCTATTCCAGCGATTAAGCAGTTCTTTTTTCCCAGGACCGAAATAAAAGACACTTTCTTAGCTCCTGTATTATCCGCGACATCAAGAATTGAACGAATGTATATCATTTTATTCCGCCTTCTCCTGTGCGTGCAACCTGGCTGAAGCCTTAACGACTGAAACCAGCTTAAACCTCTTGTCCTTAGATAAAGGCCTGGTCTCCTGAATCTTAACAATATCGCCTATTTTAGCGGCATTCTTCTCATCATGCACCTTGTATCTGCTGAACCTCTTTATTGTCTTTTTATATTTAGGATGCTTGGCAACGAGTACCGTGCTTACGACGATAGTTTTGTTCATTTTATCACGTATAACTGTGCCTAATAGTTCTTTAGTTTTACCCATTTTTTGTCTCTTTTCTTTCCTTAAGTATACTCTTTATCCTGGCTATGTCTTTCTTAATCAATGAAAACATGTGCGGTTTTTCTACTCTTGAAGCAAACCTCTGCTGGTTAAGTTTAAAGAGCTCTTCCCTTAAATTCACTTCCTTCTGGTTGAGTTCCTGGTCTGATAATGCGCGTAGGTCTTTTATCTTCATTACTTATGTGTCCTCGTG contains:
- a CDS encoding type Z 30S ribosomal protein S14 is translated as MAKQSQKARCSRKPKFSSRKYNRCPLCGRSGGFLRRFKLCRICFRELAWAGMIPGVKKASW
- the rpsQ gene encoding 30S ribosomal protein S17, with product MGKTKELLGTVIRDKMNKTIVVSTVLVAKHPKYKKTIKRFSRYKVHDEKNAAKIGDIVKIQETRPLSKDKRFKLVSVVKASARLHAQEKAE
- a CDS encoding 50S ribosomal protein L6, with the translated sequence MSRIGKKPVLVPQGVKVEINDNTVLIEGAKGKLTRSFSPRIKIEKKDSQLIVQRATDSKIDRSLHGLTRALLVNMIKGVTEGFSKQLEIIGVGFRAQMQGANLSMQLGFSHPVIFKAPEGVKIEAPKQNIIVISGTDKEKIGKVASEIRMIYPPEPYKGKGIRYVGEFVKKKIGKAQATAGK
- a CDS encoding 50S ribosomal protein L14; this translates as MIYIRSILDVADNTGAKKVSFISVLGKKNCLIAGIGDIINVNVKESSPGATIKKGEVAKAVIVRTKNAIKRENGSVLRFDRNAVVFIDAQLNPRGTRVFGPVARELRDKNFTKIISLAPEVI
- a CDS encoding 50S ribosomal protein L29; protein product: MKIKDLRALSDQELNQKEVNLREELFKLNQQRFASRVEKPHMFSLIKKDIARIKSILKERKETKNG
- a CDS encoding 50S ribosomal protein L24 produces the protein MFKLKKGDTVILTKGKDKGKKGKVLKIFGETKRAIVEGVNLVKKHKRKTQQDQQGGVVAIEAPISIANISILCKQCNKAVRIGYTLLKDGTKTRTCKSCKEAI
- a CDS encoding 50S ribosomal protein L5, with the translated sequence MTPRLLIRYRDEIIPEMMKVFSIKNKYAVPRVDKIVVNMGVGEAIQDVKLLEKSMDELAVIVGQKPVIRRAKKAISNFKIKQNQAVGCKVTLRKNIMYEFMDRLINVAMPRIRDFRGISDTSFDRAGNYTLGLTEQNIFPEIDYDKITRTQGMDITFVIKNSKSKEQSKELLKLFGMPFKTGEQ
- a CDS encoding 30S ribosomal protein S8, producing MSRTDLLADAFTIIRNAIMIKKEAVDIPASSTLKSIVDILKKENYIDDFKSIDDKKQGIIRVYLKYISGKPAIKNIKRISKPGLRVYVKHQKVPSVLRGRGLAIVSTSRGILTDAQARELKVGGEIISYVW